The following coding sequences lie in one Theileria equi strain WA gcontig_1105316255047 apicoplast, whole genome shotgun sequence genomic window:
- a CDS encoding hypothetical protein (encoded by transcript BEWA_051130A), whose amino-acid sequence MIKPYMTGLKGSMGYLGRTCWVLESIILVGQLLFLVLVYLCPRPDNNYVANLQGVDESIVYKGLIHDKFVLYSGFF is encoded by the exons ATGATCAAACCTTATATGACAGGGTTAAAGGGAAGTATGGGTTATTTAGGCAGAACTTGTTGGGTTTTAGAGTCGATTATTCTGGTAGGGCAGTTATTGTTCCTGGTCCTGGTTTATCTATGTCCGAG GCCTGATAACAATTATGTTGCTAATTTACAAGGCGTGGATGAGTCAATAGTTTATAAAGGACTAATTCATGATAAGTTCG TCCTTTACTCCGGTTTTTTCTGA